The following are encoded together in the Paludisphaera mucosa genome:
- a CDS encoding Gfo/Idh/MocA family protein gives MANSLLRIGIAGCGQAARIHVERLLKEPDVKIVGCADALRESAQALAASIAETSGESPAVFGDLRGLLDQRPDAVAIFTPHLLHYRQAMDALQAGVHVFIEKPLSTNAQEADDVVNLARGRKLKVAVGHQYRLRPSLVEARKRLAADAVGPLRLVTAALAQPWLARQQERGGESSWRFDPKMAGGGLLADAGDHLVDALLWTTGRPALEVFAVQSRLPSGLDVVTAAAIRLEGDVAATLALSGVSRGSLFELNFFGERGRIHATDALLEVDPGDGSPVRRVDLPEAAESVDANFLAALRGLGPLSCSAEDALDTVRLSEAVARSAATGQVVPLI, from the coding sequence ATGGCGAATTCGCTGCTGCGGATCGGGATCGCCGGGTGCGGCCAGGCCGCCCGGATCCACGTCGAGCGGCTCCTGAAGGAGCCCGACGTCAAGATCGTCGGCTGCGCGGACGCCCTTCGCGAGTCGGCGCAGGCGCTCGCCGCGTCGATCGCCGAGACCTCGGGCGAGTCGCCCGCCGTGTTCGGCGACCTCCGCGGGCTGCTCGACCAGCGGCCCGACGCCGTGGCGATCTTCACGCCCCACCTCCTCCACTACCGGCAGGCGATGGACGCCCTCCAGGCCGGCGTCCACGTCTTCATCGAGAAGCCGCTATCGACGAACGCCCAGGAGGCCGACGACGTCGTGAACCTGGCGCGGGGGCGGAAGCTCAAGGTGGCGGTGGGCCATCAGTATCGGCTGCGTCCCAGCCTGGTCGAGGCCCGCAAGCGGCTGGCCGCCGACGCCGTGGGGCCGCTCCGGCTCGTCACCGCGGCCCTGGCGCAGCCCTGGCTCGCCCGCCAGCAGGAGCGGGGGGGCGAAAGCTCCTGGCGGTTCGACCCCAAGATGGCCGGGGGCGGCCTGCTCGCCGACGCCGGCGACCACCTGGTCGACGCCCTGCTGTGGACGACCGGCCGGCCCGCCCTGGAGGTCTTCGCCGTGCAGAGCCGCCTCCCCTCGGGACTCGACGTCGTAACCGCCGCGGCGATCCGGCTGGAGGGCGACGTCGCGGCCACGCTGGCCCTCTCGGGCGTCTCGCGCGGCAGCCTGTTCGAGCTGAACTTCTTCGGCGAACGGGGCCGGATCCACGCCACCGACGCCCTCCTGGAAGTGGACCCCGGCGACGGCTCGCCCGTGCGCCGCGTCGACCTGCCGGAGGCCGCCGAGTCGGTCGACGCGAACTTCCTCGCCGCCCTGCGCGGCCTGGGCCCGCTCTCGTGCTCGGCGGAGGACGCCCTCGACACCGTCCGCCTGAGCGAGGCCGTCGCCCGCTCGGCCGCGACCGGCCAGGTCGTGCCGCTGATCTGA
- a CDS encoding TPR end-of-group domain-containing protein, with translation MGGSNDWTGDPTGDRPTPETSTRRLREQSQRDFEIEFIGGILERDPYLVEAIRVHANNLSAKGLYSRALLLDRRLVRLLPEDAIAWYNLACSYAMLGMVDPAFASLQRSLELGYQCQERLRHDADLKTLRNDPRFHRLIRRFEFIL, from the coding sequence ATGGGCGGATCGAACGACTGGACGGGTGATCCCACCGGAGATCGGCCGACCCCCGAGACCTCGACGCGTCGCCTGCGCGAGCAATCCCAGCGCGACTTCGAGATCGAGTTCATCGGCGGCATCCTCGAACGCGACCCCTACCTCGTCGAAGCCATCCGGGTCCACGCCAACAACCTGTCGGCCAAGGGCTTGTACTCCCGCGCCCTGCTGCTCGACCGGCGGCTCGTCCGGCTCCTCCCCGAAGACGCGATCGCCTGGTACAACCTGGCCTGCAGCTACGCGATGCTGGGCATGGTCGACCCCGCCTTCGCCAGCCTTCAGCGCTCCCTCGAACTTGGCTACCAGTGCCAGGAACGCCTGCGGCACGACGCGGACCTCAAGACGCTCCGCAACGACCCCCGCTTCCACCGCCTCATCCGCCGCTTCGAGTTCATCCTCTGA
- a CDS encoding purine-nucleoside phosphorylase — translation MTHHDWEHVQEAAGTVRAAWQGSPRIGLVLGTGLGALAREIESPVAIPYPEIPHFPRSTVASHAGQLVCGSLVGHPVMAMEGRFHLYEGYTAAQVTFPIRVMKEMGCELLIVSNACGGLNPQFRKGDLMVIEDHINLLGLNPLIGPNDERLGPRFPDMIEPYDDGLQELALRVALEANIVAHRGVYVAVTGPNLETRAEYRFLRGIGADVVGMSTIPEVLVAVHAGIKVLGFSIVTDMCLPDALEPVDIEKIVAVANQAEAKLRTIVRGVLERLPA, via the coding sequence ATGACCCATCACGACTGGGAGCACGTCCAGGAGGCCGCCGGGACCGTCCGGGCGGCCTGGCAAGGGAGCCCGCGGATCGGCCTGGTGCTGGGGACCGGCCTGGGGGCGCTCGCCCGGGAGATCGAATCTCCCGTCGCGATCCCGTACCCCGAGATCCCCCACTTCCCCAGGTCCACGGTCGCGAGCCACGCCGGCCAGCTCGTCTGCGGGAGCCTCGTGGGCCATCCGGTCATGGCGATGGAAGGGCGATTCCACCTGTACGAGGGCTACACCGCCGCTCAGGTGACGTTCCCCATCCGGGTCATGAAGGAGATGGGCTGCGAGCTGCTGATCGTCTCCAACGCCTGCGGCGGCCTGAACCCCCAGTTCCGCAAGGGGGACCTGATGGTCATCGAGGACCACATCAACCTGCTGGGGCTCAATCCGCTCATCGGCCCCAACGACGAACGCCTGGGCCCCCGATTCCCCGACATGATCGAGCCCTACGACGACGGCCTCCAGGAGCTGGCGCTCCGCGTCGCGCTGGAGGCGAACATCGTCGCCCATCGCGGGGTCTATGTGGCGGTGACGGGCCCCAACCTGGAGACCCGGGCCGAGTACCGGTTCCTGCGGGGCATCGGGGCCGACGTCGTCGGGATGTCCACGATCCCCGAGGTCCTGGTCGCGGTCCACGCCGGGATCAAGGTCCTGGGCTTCTCGATCGTCACCGACATGTGCCTGCCCGACGCCCTGGAGCCGGTGGATATCGAGAAGATCGTCGCCGTCGCCAACCAGGCCGAGGCCAAGCTCCGCACCATCGTCCGGGGCGTGCTCGAGCGCCTGCCGGCCTGA
- the ileS gene encoding isoleucine--tRNA ligase, producing MSTNAKPYKETLNLPATEFAMKANLPAREPAMQESWREHDLYGQLRRARKGSPVRVLHDGPPYANGDIHMGTALNKMLKDFVVRSLSMRGFDSPYVPGWDTHGLPIEHKVMKDLGSKAQALDRAEIRDLCRVEALKWVDVQRTQFRRLGVLGDWDDPYLTLDHRYEAGIVDVLADLLEGEYVFRQLKPIHWCTSDQTALAEAELEYRDETSPSLYVNFPMVAGVPAAWLQADGSKAEDWRAMIWTTTPWTLPANVAIAVHPDLVYAGVRYTDPESGQVVRTILGADLVAKVMELKKVADFAEVGRCKGRELEHAQYRHPFLDRVSPIVLASYVSVEDGTGLVHTAPGHGGEDYQTGRVYQLPILSPVDPAGKFTAEAPDWLVGLHVFAANPKVVAHLRESGDLYLEAPLTHSYPHCWRCKKPVIFRATEQWFVGVDRNDLRGRTLEEIRNAVKWYPEWGQARIEAMVSLRPDWCISRQRSWGVPIPALGCTACNAQLLTAETARHFRDLFRKEGADAWFSKPVEQILPPDAKCPQCGGTSFRKEGDILDVWFESGSSHRAVLAGGFELGFPAFMYLEGSDQHRGWFQSSILTSVGSTGRAPFESILTHGFVVDDKGQKMSKSLGNVVSAVKATEQHGADVLRLMVSSMDYADDVRISERSIKEASEAYRKIRNTFRYLLGNLEDYAKFDPSTVDLATLHEIDHWALGQLNQVVRDVLGAYERFEFYRVYSRIYQFFSVELSSFYLDVLKDRLYAEEPLGPDRRAAQYVLYKLHDVLTRLLAPVLPHTAEESWGYLPHGQGFPASVHLATFPEPDPRWDDPQRDSRWGVLREARDAILKALEGLRKDKTIGSAQEAAVVITAPPADLASLQADRDLLATICLVSEVEVREGEPAPAAGGERFRVTAARSTYGKCERCWNYRPTVGRDAEHPTLCERCVRVVTAQAAKDPA from the coding sequence ATGTCCACGAACGCCAAGCCGTATAAAGAGACCCTGAACCTGCCCGCGACCGAGTTCGCGATGAAGGCGAACCTGCCCGCCCGCGAGCCCGCGATGCAGGAGAGCTGGCGCGAGCACGACCTCTACGGCCAGCTCCGCCGCGCCCGCAAGGGGTCGCCCGTCCGCGTCCTCCACGACGGCCCGCCGTACGCCAACGGCGACATCCACATGGGGACGGCGCTCAACAAGATGCTCAAGGACTTCGTCGTCCGCTCGCTCTCGATGCGCGGCTTCGACAGCCCCTACGTCCCCGGGTGGGACACCCACGGCCTCCCCATCGAGCACAAGGTCATGAAGGACCTGGGGTCGAAGGCCCAGGCCCTCGACCGGGCCGAGATCCGCGACCTCTGCCGCGTCGAGGCCCTCAAATGGGTCGACGTCCAGCGCACGCAGTTCCGACGCCTGGGCGTGCTCGGCGACTGGGACGACCCGTATCTGACGCTCGACCACCGCTACGAGGCCGGCATCGTCGACGTTTTGGCCGACCTGCTGGAGGGCGAGTACGTCTTCCGCCAGCTCAAGCCGATCCACTGGTGCACCTCGGACCAGACGGCCCTCGCCGAGGCCGAGCTGGAGTACCGCGACGAGACCTCGCCCAGCCTCTACGTCAACTTCCCGATGGTCGCGGGCGTCCCCGCCGCCTGGCTCCAGGCCGACGGTTCGAAGGCCGAGGACTGGCGGGCGATGATCTGGACGACGACGCCCTGGACCCTGCCCGCCAACGTCGCCATCGCCGTCCACCCCGACCTCGTCTACGCCGGCGTCCGCTACACCGACCCCGAGAGCGGCCAGGTCGTCCGCACGATCCTGGGCGCCGACCTCGTCGCCAAGGTGATGGAGCTGAAGAAGGTCGCCGACTTCGCCGAGGTCGGCCGCTGCAAGGGCCGCGAGCTGGAGCACGCCCAGTACCGCCACCCGTTCCTCGACCGGGTCTCGCCGATCGTGCTGGCGAGCTACGTCAGCGTCGAGGACGGCACCGGCCTGGTCCACACCGCGCCCGGCCACGGCGGCGAGGACTACCAGACCGGCCGCGTCTACCAGCTGCCGATCCTCAGCCCCGTCGACCCGGCGGGCAAGTTCACCGCCGAGGCCCCCGACTGGCTCGTCGGCCTGCACGTCTTCGCGGCCAACCCCAAGGTCGTCGCCCACCTCAGGGAGTCGGGCGACCTGTATCTCGAAGCACCCCTCACGCACAGCTACCCGCACTGCTGGCGCTGCAAGAAGCCGGTGATCTTCCGGGCGACCGAGCAGTGGTTCGTGGGCGTCGACCGCAACGACCTGCGGGGCCGGACGCTGGAGGAGATCCGCAACGCCGTGAAGTGGTACCCCGAGTGGGGCCAGGCGCGGATCGAGGCGATGGTCTCGCTCCGCCCCGACTGGTGCATCAGCCGCCAGCGGTCGTGGGGCGTGCCGATCCCGGCCCTGGGCTGCACGGCCTGCAACGCCCAGCTCCTCACGGCCGAGACCGCCCGCCACTTCCGCGACCTCTTCCGCAAGGAAGGCGCCGACGCCTGGTTCAGCAAGCCCGTCGAGCAGATCCTGCCGCCCGACGCCAAGTGCCCCCAGTGCGGCGGGACGAGCTTCCGCAAGGAAGGGGACATCCTCGACGTCTGGTTCGAATCCGGCTCCAGCCACCGCGCCGTGCTCGCCGGGGGCTTCGAGCTGGGCTTCCCGGCGTTCATGTACCTGGAAGGGTCGGACCAGCACCGCGGCTGGTTCCAGTCGTCGATCCTGACCTCGGTGGGCTCGACGGGGAGGGCCCCGTTCGAGAGCATCCTGACCCACGGGTTCGTCGTCGACGACAAGGGGCAGAAGATGTCCAAGTCGCTGGGGAACGTCGTCTCCGCGGTCAAGGCGACCGAGCAGCACGGCGCCGACGTCCTGCGGCTGATGGTCTCCAGCATGGACTACGCCGACGACGTCCGCATCAGCGAACGCTCGATCAAGGAGGCGTCGGAGGCGTACCGCAAGATCCGCAACACGTTCCGCTACCTGCTGGGCAACCTCGAAGACTACGCCAAGTTCGACCCCTCGACCGTCGACCTGGCGACCCTGCACGAGATCGACCACTGGGCGCTCGGCCAGCTCAACCAGGTGGTCCGCGACGTCCTCGGGGCCTACGAGCGGTTCGAGTTCTACCGGGTCTACTCGCGCATCTACCAGTTCTTCTCGGTGGAGCTGTCGAGCTTCTACCTCGACGTCCTCAAGGACCGGCTCTACGCCGAGGAGCCCCTCGGCCCCGACCGCCGCGCCGCGCAGTACGTCCTGTACAAGCTGCACGACGTCCTGACCCGGCTGCTGGCCCCGGTCCTCCCCCACACGGCCGAGGAGTCGTGGGGCTACCTGCCGCACGGCCAGGGGTTCCCGGCGAGCGTCCATCTGGCGACCTTCCCAGAGCCCGACCCCCGCTGGGACGACCCCCAGAGGGATTCGCGCTGGGGCGTCCTCCGCGAGGCCCGCGACGCGATCCTCAAGGCCCTCGAAGGGCTCCGCAAGGACAAGACGATCGGCAGCGCCCAGGAGGCGGCCGTCGTCATCACGGCCCCGCCGGCCGACCTGGCGTCCCTCCAGGCCGACCGCGACCTGCTGGCGACGATCTGCCTGGTCTCCGAGGTCGAGGTCCGCGAAGGCGAGCCCGCCCCGGCCGCCGGTGGCGAGAGGTTCCGGGTGACGGCCGCGCGGTCGACCTACGGCAAGTGCGAGCGCTGCTGGAACTACCGGCCGACCGTCGGCCGCGACGCCGAGCACCCGACGCTCTGCGAGCGCTGCGTCCGCGTGGTGACGGCCCAGGCCGCGAAGGACCCGGCCTGA
- the purN gene encoding phosphoribosylglycinamide formyltransferase, protein MATPSGPPSRPISPIRLAVCVSGGGTTLQNLLDRIAAGSLDARVVQVVASRPGIAAIAKAEKAGLPVAVAASARQKIDVESYSASIFDPIRASGADLVLLAGFLALVKIPADFRGRVINIHPGLIPSFCGKGYYGGRVHQAALDYGVKVSGCTVHFASDQYDEGPIILQKTVPILEGDDAHALAARVFEAEKDALPEAVALFAAGRLSIDGRRVRIAPAGGA, encoded by the coding sequence ATGGCGACGCCCAGCGGGCCGCCGAGCCGGCCGATCTCGCCGATCCGCCTGGCCGTCTGCGTGTCGGGGGGCGGGACGACGCTCCAGAACCTGCTGGACCGAATCGCCGCCGGGTCGCTCGACGCCCGGGTCGTCCAGGTGGTCGCCAGCCGGCCCGGCATCGCCGCGATCGCGAAGGCCGAGAAGGCCGGCCTGCCCGTGGCCGTCGCCGCCTCGGCCCGCCAGAAGATCGACGTGGAATCCTACAGCGCCTCGATCTTCGACCCGATCCGGGCGAGCGGGGCCGACCTCGTCCTGCTCGCCGGCTTCCTCGCGCTGGTGAAGATCCCCGCGGACTTCCGGGGCCGGGTGATCAACATCCACCCGGGCCTGATCCCGTCGTTCTGCGGCAAGGGGTACTACGGCGGGCGCGTCCACCAGGCTGCGCTCGACTACGGGGTGAAGGTCAGCGGCTGCACCGTGCACTTCGCCAGCGACCAGTACGACGAGGGCCCGATCATCCTCCAGAAGACGGTCCCGATCCTCGAAGGCGACGACGCCCACGCTCTGGCCGCCCGCGTCTTCGAGGCCGAGAAAGACGCCCTCCCGGAGGCTGTCGCCCTCTTCGCCGCCGGCCGGCTGTCAATCGATGGCCGCCGCGTCCGGATCGCGCCGGCGGGCGGCGCCTGA
- a CDS encoding nuclear transport factor 2 family protein, with product MSQSSTLQSAPPNVPPFTAASAARKVRAAEDGWNSRDPERVALAYSEDSVWRNRGAFIVGRDAIRTFLAQKWEREQDYRLAKAIWAFTDDRIAVRFRYEWHDASGHWFRSYGNELWEFDEAGLMRRREASINDIPIREEERTFFWPAPGPRPADHPGIPDVR from the coding sequence ATGAGCCAGTCGTCGACCCTTCAGAGCGCCCCTCCGAACGTCCCCCCGTTCACCGCCGCCTCGGCCGCCCGGAAGGTCCGCGCGGCCGAGGACGGCTGGAACAGCCGCGACCCCGAGCGCGTCGCCCTCGCCTACTCGGAGGATTCGGTCTGGCGCAACCGCGGTGCGTTCATCGTGGGCCGCGACGCCATCCGGACGTTCCTCGCCCAGAAGTGGGAGAGGGAGCAGGACTATCGCCTGGCCAAGGCCATCTGGGCGTTCACCGACGACCGGATCGCCGTCCGCTTCCGCTACGAGTGGCACGACGCCTCGGGCCACTGGTTCCGCTCGTACGGCAACGAGCTGTGGGAGTTCGACGAGGCCGGCCTGATGCGCCGTCGCGAGGCGAGCATCAACGACATCCCCATCCGCGAGGAGGAGCGGACGTTCTTCTGGCCCGCCCCCGGCCCCCGGCCCGCGGACCATCCCGGCATCCCGGACGTCCGATGA
- a CDS encoding glycoside hydrolase family 127 protein, giving the protein MKTLLALLAGLTIAAATTAAPIEPLPFKTPDKLPDAARLLPPSRIKLGGWLGDRVAVNEKVRLLNVDVEPLLAGYRKKPGSHPWIGEHVGKWLHAATLAWANTGDPTLRAKLDKVAAELVACQEPDGYLGTYLPEQRFGLFRGADWDVWSHKYNLIGLLTYHQYTGDVPALDACRRMGDLLIATFPAKRSILAAGTHQGMAATSVLEPIVILYRSTGDARYLDFARYIVKSWDEPGGPGILSRLAAGKGVDEVGNAKAYEMLSNLVGLCELARATGDRAYLDPVVHAWADVVANRLYISGSASAGEHFHEAHALPNGVGAHIGEVCVTTTWIQLSLQLLRITGERKYAEEIERAAYNHLAAAQHPGGDDWCYYTALEGRKQYDDFITCCHSSGPRGMALAVQEAYLTTTWEGREALIVETRETSQATIRVAGRDVVIDQASEFPAVGRSTITIHASRPFPLTILIPMPAWSRTLRVSAKKSECELKMQPDGSVVVKSDDWKDGTTIEVGTDLELKAVPGGLSNPDRAALTWGPFVLAYDEARNPGGPPARAVGLTSDLKAGPEPGPELAFRLPIVGADPSRGPAHALFVPFADAGSTGGAYRVWLRASGLALPKHESVLAYAEEARSREGNVGGSINDGDPGTYAVTFDGRKPKGGEDWYAVALPAPASIRRVVFHHGRTFHDGGWFDASKGKPRVQVQRQPDGPWETVGELADYPAADATRAPDIQDGRAFELKLKEPVAARSVRVVGVPASGDGPDQAFSSCGELEAFAD; this is encoded by the coding sequence ATGAAGACCTTGCTCGCGCTCCTGGCGGGGCTGACGATCGCGGCGGCGACGACCGCCGCGCCGATCGAGCCCCTCCCCTTCAAGACGCCCGACAAGCTGCCCGACGCCGCCCGGCTGCTTCCGCCCTCGCGGATCAAGCTGGGGGGCTGGCTGGGGGATCGCGTCGCGGTCAACGAGAAGGTCCGGCTCCTGAACGTCGACGTGGAGCCCCTGCTCGCCGGCTATCGGAAGAAGCCGGGGAGCCACCCCTGGATCGGCGAGCACGTCGGCAAGTGGCTGCACGCGGCGACCCTCGCCTGGGCGAACACCGGCGACCCCACGCTCCGGGCCAAGCTCGACAAGGTGGCCGCCGAGCTGGTCGCCTGCCAGGAGCCCGACGGCTACCTGGGCACGTACCTCCCCGAGCAGCGGTTCGGACTCTTCCGGGGGGCCGACTGGGACGTCTGGTCGCACAAGTACAACCTGATCGGCCTGCTGACCTACCACCAGTACACCGGCGACGTCCCCGCGCTCGACGCCTGCCGGCGGATGGGCGACCTGCTGATCGCGACCTTCCCCGCGAAGCGGAGCATCCTCGCGGCCGGGACGCACCAGGGGATGGCGGCGACGAGCGTGCTCGAACCGATCGTGATCCTGTATCGCTCCACCGGCGACGCCCGCTATCTCGACTTCGCCCGCTACATCGTGAAGTCGTGGGACGAGCCCGGGGGGCCGGGCATCCTCTCGCGGCTGGCGGCCGGCAAGGGGGTGGACGAGGTCGGCAACGCGAAGGCGTACGAGATGCTTTCGAACCTCGTCGGCCTCTGCGAGCTGGCCCGCGCGACGGGCGACCGGGCGTATCTCGACCCCGTGGTCCACGCCTGGGCCGACGTCGTCGCCAACCGGCTGTACATCTCCGGATCCGCCAGCGCGGGGGAGCACTTCCACGAGGCCCACGCCCTGCCCAACGGCGTCGGCGCCCATATCGGCGAGGTCTGCGTGACGACGACGTGGATCCAGCTCTCGCTGCAGCTCCTGCGTATCACCGGCGAGCGGAAGTACGCCGAGGAGATCGAGCGGGCCGCTTACAACCACCTCGCCGCGGCCCAGCACCCGGGCGGCGACGACTGGTGCTACTACACGGCCCTCGAAGGCCGCAAGCAGTACGACGACTTCATCACCTGCTGCCACTCCAGCGGCCCTCGCGGGATGGCCCTGGCCGTCCAGGAAGCCTACCTGACGACGACCTGGGAGGGCCGCGAGGCCCTGATCGTCGAGACCCGCGAGACCTCGCAGGCCACGATCCGGGTCGCGGGCCGCGACGTCGTCATCGACCAGGCGAGCGAGTTCCCCGCCGTCGGCCGCTCGACGATCACGATTCACGCCTCCCGGCCGTTCCCGCTGACGATCCTGATCCCGATGCCGGCCTGGAGCCGGACCTTGAGGGTGTCGGCCAAGAAGTCCGAGTGCGAGCTGAAGATGCAGCCGGACGGCTCGGTCGTGGTCAAGTCCGACGACTGGAAGGACGGCACGACGATCGAGGTGGGCACGGACCTGGAGCTGAAGGCCGTCCCCGGGGGGTTGTCCAACCCCGACCGCGCGGCGCTGACGTGGGGGCCGTTCGTGCTGGCGTACGACGAGGCGCGCAACCCCGGCGGGCCCCCGGCGCGGGCCGTCGGCCTGACCTCGGACCTCAAGGCCGGGCCGGAGCCGGGGCCCGAGCTGGCCTTCCGGCTCCCGATCGTGGGGGCCGATCCCTCCCGGGGCCCGGCGCACGCCCTGTTCGTCCCCTTCGCCGACGCCGGCTCGACGGGCGGCGCGTACCGCGTCTGGCTCCGCGCCTCGGGCCTCGCCCTGCCGAAGCACGAGTCGGTCCTCGCTTACGCCGAGGAGGCCCGCTCGCGCGAGGGGAACGTCGGCGGCTCGATCAACGACGGCGACCCGGGCACGTACGCCGTCACCTTCGACGGCCGCAAGCCGAAGGGGGGCGAGGACTGGTACGCCGTCGCGCTGCCCGCCCCCGCTTCGATCCGCCGCGTCGTCTTCCATCACGGCCGGACCTTCCACGACGGCGGCTGGTTCGACGCATCGAAGGGCAAGCCTCGCGTGCAGGTCCAGCGCCAGCCCGACGGCCCCTGGGAGACCGTCGGCGAGCTGGCCGACTACCCCGCCGCCGACGCGACCCGGGCCCCCGACATCCAGGACGGACGGGCGTTCGAGCTGAAGCTCAAGGAGCCCGTCGCCGCCCGCTCCGTGCGGGTCGTGGGCGTCCCCGCCTCGGGCGACGGCCCGGACCAGGCCTTCTCGTCGTGCGGCGAGCTGGAGGCCTTTGCGGACTGA
- the bshB1 gene encoding bacillithiol biosynthesis deacetylase BshB1 codes for MLDALVVSPHPDDAELGVGGTIVRLGKQGWKVGILDLTSGEPTPLGSPERRRAETAAANERLGGPWRENLGLPNRSLQADLASRRALAAVFRRVRPRLIFSPYWEDAHPDHTAATKLVEDARFWSKLSKSDIPGQPFHPSRILYYFSVHLRIAERPSLVLDVTDELEAKVAALNCYRSQLVDNQPAGRPGVIDSVCDRTRYWGHMVGVGHAEPFASREPVGLSRLDSLLL; via the coding sequence ATGCTCGACGCCTTGGTCGTATCCCCCCATCCCGACGACGCGGAGCTGGGGGTGGGCGGGACGATCGTCCGACTCGGCAAGCAAGGGTGGAAGGTCGGGATCCTCGACCTCACCAGCGGCGAGCCCACGCCCCTCGGCAGCCCGGAGCGGCGCAGGGCCGAGACGGCGGCGGCCAACGAACGCCTGGGCGGCCCCTGGCGCGAGAATCTCGGCCTGCCGAACCGGAGCCTGCAGGCCGACCTCGCCAGTCGGCGGGCGCTCGCGGCCGTCTTCCGGCGGGTCCGGCCCCGCCTGATTTTCTCGCCCTACTGGGAGGACGCCCACCCCGACCACACGGCCGCCACCAAGCTCGTCGAGGACGCCCGGTTCTGGAGCAAGCTCTCGAAGTCCGACATCCCCGGCCAGCCCTTCCACCCGTCGCGGATCCTCTACTACTTCAGCGTCCACCTGCGGATCGCCGAGCGGCCCAGCCTGGTCCTCGACGTGACCGACGAGCTGGAGGCCAAGGTCGCCGCGCTGAACTGCTACCGCTCGCAGCTCGTCGACAATCAGCCGGCGGGCCGGCCCGGCGTGATCGACTCGGTCTGCGACCGCACCCGCTACTGGGGCCACATGGTCGGCGTCGGGCACGCGGAGCCCTTCGCCAGCCGCGAGCCCGTCGGCCTCTCCAGGCTCGACTCGCTCCTGCTCTGA
- the aroF gene encoding 3-deoxy-7-phosphoheptulonate synthase, producing MIVVMKPDASGTQIETMAQQITSLGLTPQVIRGEHQTVVAALGQERPGLAEALETGEGVEKVLPIMAPYKRASAEVKKDRTVVKALGLEVGGAKVAVIAGPCSVESEEQIVAIARILKGLGATALRGGAFKPRTSPYSFQGHKEKGLQMLAAARAATGLAIVTEVMAPEHVPMVAEYADVLQIGARNMQNYQLLQAVGDSGKPALLKRGMSATIEEFLLAAEYILDRGNPDVILCERGIRTFEDHTRFTLPLATVAYLNEKSHLPVVVDPSHGTGKSSLVASMSKASVAAGADGLIIEVHEDPKRAASDGAQTITPAAFGQLMAQCRRIAEAVDRTM from the coding sequence GTGATCGTGGTGATGAAGCCGGACGCGAGCGGGACGCAGATCGAGACCATGGCGCAACAGATCACGTCGCTGGGGCTGACCCCCCAGGTCATCCGGGGCGAGCATCAGACCGTCGTCGCCGCCCTCGGGCAGGAGCGGCCCGGGCTGGCCGAGGCCCTGGAGACCGGCGAGGGGGTGGAGAAGGTCCTGCCGATCATGGCCCCCTACAAGCGGGCCTCGGCCGAGGTCAAGAAGGACCGGACGGTCGTCAAGGCCCTCGGGCTGGAGGTCGGCGGTGCCAAGGTCGCGGTGATCGCCGGGCCCTGCTCGGTCGAGAGCGAGGAGCAGATCGTCGCCATCGCCCGCATCCTCAAGGGCCTGGGCGCGACGGCCCTCCGCGGCGGCGCCTTCAAGCCCCGCACCAGCCCCTACAGCTTCCAGGGGCACAAGGAGAAGGGCCTGCAGATGCTGGCCGCCGCGCGGGCCGCGACCGGCCTGGCGATCGTCACCGAGGTCATGGCGCCCGAGCACGTCCCGATGGTCGCCGAATACGCCGACGTCCTCCAGATCGGCGCCCGCAACATGCAGAACTACCAGCTCCTCCAGGCCGTCGGCGACTCGGGCAAGCCGGCCTTGCTCAAGCGCGGGATGAGCGCGACGATCGAGGAGTTCCTGCTCGCCGCCGAGTACATCCTCGACCGCGGCAACCCCGACGTCATCCTCTGCGAGCGGGGCATCCGGACGTTCGAGGACCACACCCGCTTCACCCTGCCGCTGGCGACCGTCGCCTACCTCAACGAGAAGTCGCACCTCCCCGTCGTGGTCGACCCCTCGCACGGGACGGGCAAGTCGAGCCTGGTCGCGTCGATGTCGAAGGCGTCGGTCGCGGCGGGAGCCGACGGCCTCATCATCGAGGTCCATGAGGACCCCAAGCGCGCCGCCAGCGACGGCGCCCAGACCATCACCCCCGCCGCCTTCGGCCAGCTCATGGCCCAGTGCCGCCGCATCGCCGAGGCCGTCGACCGGACCATGTGA